In the genome of Desulfofarcimen acetoxidans DSM 771, one region contains:
- a CDS encoding OmpA/MotB family protein, whose protein sequence is MSRKRKGKAEKENGERWLITYSDLITLLMIFFIIMFAMSEISNQKFVAMASSLSIALGGSEHILPGAGPSAIESNPSPPIQVQQIQKEAEQLKELQKELHDLIEKKNLTGHILVSIEERGLVVSFLDPVLFPLGSAQLTPKAKNIVQEVGQILLKSDNYIRIEGHTDDIPINTAIYPSNWELSAARATSVVQELIKTMSFPPERLAATGYGEYRPRVPNDSMDHKQMNRRVDIVVVRSKYEQSEPMILQTEDQKSEGNTTDTLIPQMQRQDNKSL, encoded by the coding sequence ATGAGCAGGAAAAGAAAAGGTAAAGCTGAGAAAGAAAACGGTGAGCGCTGGCTGATAACTTATTCTGATTTAATAACCCTCTTAATGATATTTTTTATAATAATGTTTGCCATGAGCGAAATAAGCAACCAGAAATTTGTCGCCATGGCCAGCAGCCTGAGTATTGCTCTGGGGGGGTCGGAACATATTCTGCCGGGTGCCGGTCCTTCCGCTATTGAAAGCAATCCGTCGCCTCCGATACAAGTGCAGCAGATACAAAAAGAAGCGGAGCAGTTAAAGGAACTGCAGAAAGAATTGCATGATCTTATTGAGAAAAAAAATTTGACCGGTCATATACTGGTTTCTATTGAGGAACGGGGACTTGTGGTAAGCTTTCTCGACCCGGTGCTGTTTCCTTTAGGATCGGCGCAGCTTACTCCCAAGGCCAAGAATATTGTACAGGAAGTGGGACAGATCCTTTTAAAATCAGACAACTATATAAGAATCGAAGGTCATACGGACGATATACCGATAAATACGGCTATCTACCCATCCAATTGGGAGTTGTCCGCTGCCAGGGCTACCAGTGTAGTGCAGGAATTAATCAAAACCATGTCCTTTCCCCCCGAGCGCCTTGCCGCCACAGGTTATGGTGAATATCGCCCTCGTGTGCCCAATGATTCTATGGATCACAAACAAATGAACAGGCGGGTGGATATAGTGGTGGTGCGGAGCAAATATGAACAGTCTGAGCCTATGATTTTGCAAACTGAAGATCAGAAATCAGAAGGAAATACAACTGATACCCTGATTCCGCAAATGCAGAGGCAGGATAATAAATCTCTCTGA
- a CDS encoding chemotaxis protein CheA, producing MFSFSNEEIAVFLDELDEKIQILDENILLLEREGENPVVMQEIFRAAHTIKGSSGVMGFEKMANLTHEMENLFDELRQGRMGVSDFLIDLLFETLDTLRLLRDEVVGEVSEVAETEGIITKLRDIRTGNAANMEETEKLNEPRINEEHGDANSLQLEEDEYYNKIHLEDVDEITVREAELKGFRTYQLFVQLDYDTQMKSVRAYLIFETLQKIGDIIKCDPEVEKIQEGEFENDFQIILITREDVDSLRNVLLSIAEVREVKVKPLVLPAEEEVELVVEEHKARLEENSKTDSAEKEKKGIQTVRVDVQKLDNLMNLVGELVIDRTRLDKFAEIFETKYGSDALVEVISEISNHLGQVTGDLQEEIMKARMLPVAHVFNRFPRMVRDVAHKLGKEVDFIVEGHETELDRNVIEIIGDPLIHLIRNAVDHGLETSEERIRLGKPVQGKLILKASYQESQILITVEDDGRGMDPNVIRQKSIEKDILDYDTANRMSERDILNLSFMAGFSTADAVSDLSGRGVGLDVVRTQIENINGMVELSSTPGKGTKFTIKLPLTLAIIRTLMVALDRQVYAFPLTNVVETLSLGQEEIKLIRNTEVIIVRGDILPLLRLDVFFQASNTPENKIYVVVLGVGSRRIGVAVDRLLGEQEIVIKSLGSYLGQVRGLSGAAILGDGQLALIIDVRGLVKELSSEDLV from the coding sequence GTGTTTTCATTCTCAAACGAAGAAATAGCTGTTTTTTTGGATGAATTGGATGAAAAAATACAAATACTTGACGAAAACATTTTGCTACTGGAACGGGAAGGGGAAAACCCTGTCGTAATGCAGGAGATTTTTCGTGCGGCTCATACAATTAAGGGTTCCTCAGGTGTCATGGGATTTGAGAAAATGGCAAATCTCACTCACGAGATGGAAAACCTGTTTGATGAATTGCGGCAGGGGCGTATGGGTGTTTCCGATTTCTTAATAGATTTGCTTTTTGAGACCCTGGATACCTTAAGGCTTTTGCGTGATGAAGTGGTCGGAGAGGTATCTGAGGTTGCGGAAACAGAAGGAATAATAACTAAATTGAGGGACATCAGAACAGGCAATGCAGCTAATATGGAGGAAACAGAGAAATTAAACGAGCCGCGAATAAATGAGGAACACGGCGACGCGAACTCGCTTCAACTTGAAGAAGACGAATATTATAATAAAATACATCTGGAAGATGTGGATGAAATCACGGTTCGTGAAGCTGAATTAAAGGGTTTTCGTACTTATCAGCTGTTTGTTCAACTGGATTACGACACTCAAATGAAATCAGTACGGGCTTATCTGATATTTGAAACGTTGCAGAAAATCGGGGATATTATTAAATGCGATCCTGAAGTGGAAAAGATCCAGGAAGGCGAATTTGAAAATGACTTCCAGATTATCTTGATTACCAGAGAAGATGTTGACAGTCTGAGAAATGTGCTTTTGAGTATTGCGGAGGTCAGGGAAGTAAAGGTTAAGCCATTAGTGCTGCCTGCTGAAGAAGAAGTGGAATTAGTTGTGGAAGAACATAAAGCCAGACTTGAAGAAAATAGTAAGACAGATTCCGCGGAGAAAGAAAAGAAGGGTATTCAAACTGTTCGGGTGGATGTGCAGAAACTGGATAACTTAATGAATCTGGTAGGAGAGTTGGTTATTGATCGCACCAGATTGGATAAATTTGCTGAGATTTTTGAAACAAAATACGGGTCGGACGCCCTGGTAGAAGTGATTAGCGAGATATCCAATCACCTGGGGCAGGTAACAGGTGATTTGCAGGAAGAGATCATGAAGGCCAGGATGCTTCCGGTCGCTCATGTTTTCAATCGTTTTCCCAGGATGGTGCGGGATGTTGCCCATAAACTCGGCAAAGAAGTTGACTTTATCGTGGAAGGCCACGAAACTGAATTGGACAGGAATGTTATTGAGATAATCGGCGATCCTCTCATCCACCTGATCAGGAATGCCGTGGATCACGGTTTGGAAACTTCTGAGGAGCGTATCAGGCTTGGCAAGCCGGTGCAGGGCAAGTTGATCCTGAAGGCGTCTTATCAAGAAAGCCAGATTCTGATTACTGTGGAAGATGACGGCCGGGGAATGGACCCCAATGTAATTCGTCAGAAATCCATAGAAAAAGACATTTTAGATTATGATACCGCAAATCGCATGAGCGAACGCGATATACTTAACCTGTCATTTATGGCCGGATTTTCCACTGCCGATGCTGTCAGTGATTTATCCGGGCGCGGTGTAGGTTTGGATGTGGTTCGTACTCAAATCGAGAATATTAACGGCATGGTGGAGCTCAGCAGTACACCAGGTAAAGGAACCAAATTCACTATTAAGCTTCCTTTGACGCTGGCTATTATCAGGACATTAATGGTGGCACTGGATCGTCAGGTTTATGCTTTCCCGCTTACTAATGTAGTAGAGACTTTGAGCTTAGGCCAGGAAGAAATTAAGTTGATTAGAAACACAGAAGTTATAATTGTCAGGGGAGATATTTTGCCTTTGCTTCGTCTTGATGTCTTTTTTCAAGCGAGCAACACGCCTGAAAATAAGATTTATGTGGTTGTGCTGGGTGTCGGGTCAAGAAGGATAGGTGTGGCTGTTGACCGGCTGCTGGGTGAGCAGGAGATTGTTATTAAATCTCTGGGCAGTTATCTGGGACAGGTGCGCGGCTTATCCGGTGCGGCTATTCTTGGAGACGGGCAGCTTGCCCTGATTATTGACGTTCGTGGACTGGTTAAAGAATTAAGCAGTGAGGATTTAGTCTAA
- a CDS encoding protein-glutamate methylesterase/protein-glutamine glutaminase has translation MAKIKVLIVDDSALIRNLISRLLEEQGEFQVIGTARNGKEALERIPQLKPDVVTMDVEMPEMDGLAALRRLMRQNPVPVVMLSAHTFAGAKATIDALAYGAVDFVAKPSKSSELGKMVSDLAVKLKIAAKVAMKRMTGRPVVSRVTRPATASRSGKTDLLVIGSSTGGPAALQTLVPALPKDFPSAVVLVQHFPVGFSQALAESLGRRCRLTVSHAVHGEAVRPGHVLVAPAGMEFTFQGRPGSVTVNLSHGKAPVSLGSFRPSVDVVMTSAARTYGDRVMGVLLTGMGRDGAQGMLEIKKVRGRTIAQDESTCVVFGMPKEAIKLGAADKVSPLPEIPADILNML, from the coding sequence ATGGCAAAAATAAAGGTTCTGATAGTTGATGATTCCGCGCTGATCCGAAATTTAATCAGCCGCCTGTTGGAAGAGCAGGGTGAATTTCAGGTTATCGGGACGGCACGCAACGGCAAAGAGGCTTTGGAGCGTATTCCTCAGCTGAAGCCTGATGTTGTGACTATGGATGTGGAAATGCCTGAAATGGACGGGTTAGCGGCACTCAGGCGTCTGATGCGCCAGAACCCGGTTCCGGTAGTTATGTTGAGCGCCCATACCTTTGCCGGGGCCAAGGCGACTATTGACGCTCTGGCCTACGGTGCGGTGGATTTTGTCGCAAAGCCTTCCAAATCTTCTGAACTCGGCAAGATGGTTTCTGATTTGGCGGTAAAGCTGAAGATAGCGGCTAAGGTTGCCATGAAGAGAATGACCGGGCGGCCGGTGGTTTCCAGGGTGACCAGGCCGGCGACGGCATCACGCTCGGGCAAAACAGATCTGTTGGTTATAGGTTCTTCTACCGGCGGGCCGGCCGCGCTGCAGACCCTGGTGCCGGCACTGCCCAAGGATTTTCCGTCTGCCGTGGTTCTGGTACAGCATTTTCCGGTTGGTTTCAGCCAGGCCCTGGCTGAAAGCCTGGGCCGGAGATGCCGGCTTACAGTGAGTCATGCCGTTCACGGGGAAGCTGTGCGGCCGGGTCATGTTTTGGTGGCGCCTGCCGGTATGGAATTTACTTTTCAGGGCAGGCCGGGATCTGTCACAGTAAATCTAAGCCACGGCAAAGCTCCTGTGTCGCTGGGCAGTTTTCGCCCTTCCGTGGATGTGGTTATGACATCGGCAGCCAGGACGTACGGGGACAGGGTAATGGGAGTTTTATTGACCGGTATGGGGAGAGACGGGGCCCAGGGTATGCTGGAGATTAAAAAGGTTAGAGGCAGAACTATTGCTCAGGATGAAAGCACCTGTGTTGTTTTCGGAATGCCCAAGGAAGCTATTAAGTTAGGTGCGGCGGATAAAGTAAGTCCCTTGCCGGAAATTCCGGCGGATATTCTGAATATGCTGTAA
- a CDS encoding Rpn family recombination-promoting nuclease/putative transposase, translated as MTENGQTDTKHPHHPHDKGYKQLLTNKKTFLELIRTFVQEEWVNEIDEDRLILVDKSYVLEDFSEKEADVVYRLRMKERDVIFYILLELQSTVDFLMPFRLLQYMVQIWRETYNNTPKEERERKGFRLPAIVPAVLYNGKNSWSAKMNFREMLADHEKFGRRVLDFSYILFDVNGYSDQELYEMANLISSVFLLDQTMTHKELISRLRKSIRVLRKLTPDEFRQFIVWLKNVIKPKMSGQLQKEIDRIMEETNQSEVEFMIMNLEVTLDEMQQQAEARGVEKGKAEGLKEGELRKAIDTARVALKKGFSIDDIVEITGLDKNIVQKLKNELN; from the coding sequence ATGACGGAAAATGGTCAAACTGACACAAAACATCCACACCACCCTCATGACAAAGGCTATAAACAGCTACTCACCAACAAAAAGACATTCCTGGAGTTGATCAGAACCTTTGTGCAGGAGGAGTGGGTGAATGAAATAGATGAAGACAGATTGATCCTGGTTGATAAGTCATACGTGTTGGAAGATTTCAGTGAAAAAGAGGCAGACGTGGTATATAGGCTGCGGATGAAGGAAAGGGATGTCATATTCTACATACTTCTGGAACTACAATCCACTGTGGATTTTCTGATGCCCTTCCGCCTGCTGCAATATATGGTGCAGATATGGCGGGAAACTTACAATAACACTCCGAAAGAAGAAAGGGAGCGCAAAGGTTTCCGTTTACCCGCAATAGTACCGGCTGTACTTTACAACGGTAAGAACAGTTGGTCTGCTAAGATGAATTTCCGGGAAATGTTGGCTGACCACGAAAAGTTCGGGAGGCGAGTGCTGGATTTCAGCTATATACTTTTTGACGTTAACGGGTACAGCGATCAAGAACTGTACGAAATGGCGAACTTGATTTCCAGTGTGTTTCTCCTGGATCAGACAATGACCCATAAGGAACTGATCAGTCGTCTGCGGAAATCAATCAGGGTGTTGAGGAAACTGACCCCGGATGAATTCCGGCAATTCATTGTCTGGCTCAAAAATGTCATCAAACCGAAAATGTCGGGCCAACTGCAAAAGGAAATCGACCGAATAATGGAGGAAACCAACCAATCGGAGGTGGAGTTTATGATTATGAACCTTGAGGTAACCCTGGATGAGATGCAGCAGCAGGCGGAGGCCAGAGGAGTAGAAAAAGGCAAAGCGGAAGGCTTAAAGGAAGGTGAACTGCGAAAGGCGATAGATACGGCTAGAGTGGCCTTGAAGAAGGGATTTTCTATTGATGATATTGTAGAAATAACAGGCTTGGACAAGAACATTGTCCAAAAGCTAAAAAATGAGTTAAATTAA
- a CDS encoding response regulator codes for MTKIKVLVVDDSALIRNLISRLLEEQGEFQVIGTARNGKEALERIPQLKPDVVTMDVEMPEMDGLVRLPWFWCSVFR; via the coding sequence ATGACAAAAATAAAGGTTCTGGTAGTTGATGATTCCGCGCTGATCCGTAATTTAATCAGCCGCCTGTTGGAAGAGCAGGGTGAATTTCAGGTTATCGGGACGGCACGCAACGGTAAAGAGGCTTTGGAGCGTATTCCCCAGTTAAAGCCTGATGTTGTGACTATGGATGTAGAAATGCCTGAAATGGATGGGTTAGTCCGGCTGCCGTGGTTCTGGTGCAGCGTTTTCCGGTAG
- a CDS encoding CheB methylesterase domain-containing protein gives MVLVQRFPVGFSQALAESLGRKCRLTVSHAVHGEAVRPGHVLVAPAGMEFTFQGRPGSVTVNLSHGKAPVSLGSFRPSVDVVMTSAARTYGDRVMGVLLTGMGRDGAQGMLEIKKVRGRTIAQDESTCVVFGMPKEAIKLGAADKVSPLPEIPADILNML, from the coding sequence GTGGTTCTGGTGCAGCGTTTTCCGGTAGGTTTCAGCCAGGCTCTGGCCGAAAGCCTGGGCCGGAAATGCCGGCTTACAGTGAGTCATGCCGTTCACGGGGAAGCTGTGCGGCCGGGTCATGTTTTGGTGGCCCCTGCCGGTATGGAATTTACTTTTCAGGGCAGGCCGGGATCTGTCACAGTAAATCTAAGCCACGGCAAAGCTCCTGTGTCGCTGGGCAGTTTTCGCCCTTCCGTGGATGTGGTTATGACATCGGCAGCCAGGACGTACGGGGACAGGGTAATGGGAGTTTTATTGACCGGTATGGGGAGAGACGGGGCCCAGGGTATGCTGGAGATTAAAAAGGTTAGAGGCAGAACTATTGCTCAGGATGAAAGCACCTGTGTTGTTTTCGGAATGCCCAAGGAAGCTATTAAGTTAGGTGCGGCGGATAAAGTAAGTCCCTTGCCGGAAATTCCGGCGGATATTTTGAATATGCTGTAA
- a CDS encoding flagellin, with protein MIINHNIAALNTYRQMSAASSLSQKNMSRLSSGLRINSASDDAAGLSISEKMRAQIRGLDQASKNAQDGISLLQTAEGGLTEVHSILDRMKELATQSANDTNTDKDRVALQNEMNQLTSEINRIGNTTEFNDTKVLNGGGTDPTAAVKVSGNGLTVPGMSGGEGAAEQLASADITFVTPTTAGDYKDKSFTITIGTRTLTVNTTAKNTGAVGVTASSSGDTITLATSNDGTNYTTGKDVAAALKDEISRIISADSNLKGNYTAAADVTGKLTISTTALTMDENGKLQGIGTSGKVSLDKGTLVVTEFSAISNTGAIGKNATSVIDFSNATTKDLVGSGIVINGKKVDFYDSADGKYTGSADFAIDLNVARNPEQIVDRIVDALSGKSATPVKAATGTLNYNVDNSAIDNVFITKSGTDKLLITAKTAGVSGNDYQIGNNAAVTVTNTYQNDKVSDEGVVSARGLADGEHKIVIENKGKTATVSKTDGGIDDNDSLTIDGDAALENGKYRLISTGTVNTPALEKLNADGSWTTLDDAANAAVVVNGGATFTVNGADVTIHLADYALTDFNTTAGADYVEFSVSTKYEAKLYEAGSVDKNGNPVAGLEVNVANGQSSVKLNAHDGVGEVVVNIGTFDPSKFDTLNDTITWSFETKSQTETSSEVVGGTFTTKLQIGASTGQGFQIDITDMRARALGVSGSTAGGNAADVKGAKYRSMQEVTNGTDNTGIEYALDISTHDTATAALTVIDNAIAAVSKQRSQIGAYQNRLDHTINNLNASSQNLTTAESNIRDVNMAKEMMEFTKNNILSQAGQAMLAQANQQPQQVLQLLR; from the coding sequence ATGATTATTAACCACAATATTGCGGCGCTTAACACTTATCGCCAGATGTCTGCAGCAAGTAGTTTATCTCAGAAGAATATGTCCAGGTTGTCATCCGGTTTGCGTATCAACAGTGCATCTGACGATGCTGCCGGTCTGTCGATTTCAGAGAAAATGCGCGCTCAAATCAGAGGTTTAGACCAGGCCAGTAAGAATGCCCAGGACGGTATTTCCCTCTTACAAACAGCTGAGGGTGGATTAACCGAGGTTCATAGCATTTTAGACCGTATGAAGGAATTGGCTACTCAGTCAGCTAACGATACTAACACAGATAAAGACCGTGTTGCGCTTCAGAATGAAATGAACCAGCTGACCTCTGAAATTAACCGTATTGGTAATACTACTGAGTTTAACGACACAAAGGTGCTTAATGGTGGCGGAACTGATCCGACGGCAGCTGTAAAGGTTTCAGGGAATGGTTTGACGGTACCTGGTATGAGTGGCGGTGAGGGTGCGGCAGAACAATTAGCGAGTGCTGATATTACGTTTGTCACCCCAACTACTGCCGGTGACTATAAGGACAAATCCTTTACTATCACAATAGGCACAAGAACACTTACTGTTAATACTACTGCTAAGAATACCGGTGCTGTGGGAGTAACCGCTTCGTCATCTGGTGATACAATTACACTTGCGACCTCTAATGATGGTACTAACTATACAACTGGTAAAGATGTTGCAGCTGCTTTAAAAGATGAAATTAGTAGAATAATCTCTGCAGATAGCAATTTAAAAGGTAATTATACTGCTGCAGCAGATGTTACGGGTAAACTTACGATCTCGACTACAGCACTTACTATGGATGAAAACGGAAAACTACAGGGTATTGGTACTTCAGGTAAGGTTTCACTTGACAAAGGAACACTAGTAGTAACGGAATTTTCAGCTATTAGTAATACTGGTGCAATCGGTAAAAATGCTACTTCGGTAATAGATTTTTCGAATGCAACTACCAAAGATTTGGTTGGTTCCGGTATCGTAATTAACGGTAAGAAAGTAGACTTCTATGATAGTGCGGACGGTAAGTATACGGGAAGTGCGGATTTTGCTATTGACTTAAATGTTGCAAGGAACCCAGAGCAAATTGTGGATAGAATTGTTGATGCTTTGTCAGGAAAAAGCGCTACTCCTGTTAAGGCTGCTACAGGTACCTTAAATTACAATGTAGATAACAGTGCTATAGATAATGTGTTTATTACTAAATCCGGAACAGACAAACTATTGATAACTGCTAAAACTGCTGGCGTTAGCGGCAATGACTATCAGATTGGCAATAATGCAGCGGTGACTGTTACCAATACTTACCAAAACGATAAGGTATCTGATGAAGGTGTTGTTTCTGCCAGGGGCTTGGCTGATGGGGAACATAAGATAGTAATAGAAAATAAGGGTAAAACCGCAACTGTCAGCAAGACGGACGGTGGTATTGATGATAATGATTCCTTGACAATAGATGGTGATGCAGCCCTTGAGAATGGAAAGTATAGATTAATAAGTACTGGAACAGTTAATACACCTGCTCTTGAAAAACTAAATGCAGATGGATCATGGACAACACTTGATGATGCAGCAAATGCTGCTGTAGTAGTAAATGGTGGTGCTACATTTACAGTAAATGGTGCCGACGTAACAATACACCTTGCTGATTATGCTCTTACCGATTTTAATACCACTGCAGGAGCAGACTATGTAGAATTTAGTGTCAGTACAAAATATGAAGCAAAACTATATGAGGCAGGGAGTGTTGACAAAAACGGTAACCCTGTTGCAGGTTTAGAAGTTAATGTAGCTAACGGGCAAAGTTCTGTCAAATTAAATGCGCATGATGGTGTAGGTGAAGTTGTAGTTAATATTGGAACATTTGACCCAAGTAAGTTTGATACCTTAAACGATACAATTACCTGGTCCTTTGAAACAAAATCTCAAACAGAAACCAGTTCCGAAGTAGTCGGCGGTACATTCACAACTAAGCTGCAAATCGGAGCCAGTACTGGTCAGGGCTTCCAAATTGATATTACAGATATGCGTGCTCGGGCCCTGGGTGTCTCCGGATCAACTGCCGGCGGAAATGCTGCCGATGTAAAGGGAGCTAAATATAGATCAATGCAAGAAGTTACTAATGGTACTGACAATACCGGTATTGAATATGCACTGGATATATCCACTCACGATACGGCAACCGCGGCATTAACGGTAATAGATAATGCTATTGCGGCAGTATCTAAACAGCGCTCACAGATAGGTGCTTATCAAAACCGTTTGGATCACACTATTAATAACCTGAATGCTTCTTCTCAGAACTTGACTACAGCTGAATCCAACATTCGTGACGTAAATATGGCTAAAGAGATGATGGAATTCACTAAGAATAATATTTTGAGTCAGGCCGGTCAGGCCATGCTGGCTCAAGCCAACCAGCAGCCCCAGCAAGTACTTCAACTCCTCAGGTAA
- the fliB gene encoding flagellin lysine-N-methylase, with protein MPGKHFLVPDYVLNFQCECCTECCKRWSIIIDKHTVKKYEQLAARDKELSAMLPESLKIDKSGKASVRLKNRIKSLHVEKKGAEREEIDAAVCPFLDGQGLCAIQRKHGIEALSDTCKIFPRNIFLTERGYEISLTYACPAAAKTLKNKNIVEFYQDPEGFDFPDLHGQYGKIGSLLERKKAGKGNYYEAEELLIDIMQYREMDIDTRLTLSGMIVNKLKDGDLSGIRRYLVNLDGSLIRQLQSLPGQPVYMLKLIKEAVDRRLLSRITEKNMAGLLNIAYNELRFLDKSVITGDKVQKLLDGYNKHYLPYENGIRHIYENYFVNFIFSKKYYTHKYIDAYFLMIFFYILIRFFGVCACLSEERNLDEGMVVKVISAIERSIGHSQSFYESILQLVKKGDYHRLPYVISLINLNYQPIALDKAENG; from the coding sequence ATGCCGGGCAAACATTTTCTTGTTCCGGATTATGTCCTTAACTTTCAATGCGAGTGTTGTACCGAGTGCTGCAAACGCTGGAGCATCATTATAGATAAGCACACAGTAAAGAAATACGAGCAGTTGGCTGCTCGGGATAAGGAACTGTCCGCCATGCTGCCCGAAAGCTTGAAGATAGACAAGAGCGGCAAAGCGTCTGTCCGGCTGAAAAACAGGATCAAGAGCCTGCATGTAGAAAAGAAGGGTGCGGAAAGGGAAGAAATTGATGCTGCGGTCTGCCCCTTTTTGGACGGACAAGGGTTATGCGCTATACAGAGGAAACATGGAATCGAAGCCTTATCCGACACCTGCAAAATATTTCCTCGCAATATTTTCCTGACCGAGCGTGGGTATGAAATATCTCTTACCTATGCCTGCCCGGCTGCTGCCAAAACGCTAAAGAATAAAAATATAGTGGAGTTTTACCAGGATCCGGAGGGGTTTGACTTCCCCGATTTGCACGGGCAGTACGGTAAAATAGGGAGCTTGCTGGAAAGGAAAAAGGCAGGTAAAGGCAATTATTATGAGGCGGAAGAATTGCTTATAGATATAATGCAATACCGGGAGATGGATATAGATACCAGACTCACCCTCAGCGGTATGATAGTAAATAAGCTTAAGGACGGTGATCTTTCCGGTATCAGAAGGTATTTGGTAAATCTGGACGGAAGCCTTATCAGACAGCTGCAATCATTGCCCGGCCAGCCCGTATACATGTTGAAGCTGATTAAGGAAGCTGTGGACAGGAGATTGCTCAGCCGGATCACCGAAAAAAACATGGCCGGCCTGTTAAATATAGCCTATAATGAGCTAAGGTTTTTGGATAAGTCTGTTATTACCGGTGATAAGGTGCAGAAGTTGCTGGATGGCTACAATAAGCATTACCTGCCTTATGAAAACGGCATCCGTCATATTTATGAAAACTATTTCGTAAATTTTATCTTCTCCAAGAAGTATTACACGCATAAGTACATTGATGCCTATTTTTTGATGATATTCTTTTATATACTCATCCGGTTTTTCGGTGTATGTGCTTGTTTATCTGAAGAGCGCAATTTGGATGAAGGTATGGTTGTTAAGGTAATCAGCGCTATAGAACGCTCGATAGGCCACAGCCAATCATTTTACGAGAGTATACTGCAGTTGGTTAAAAAGGGCGATTACCATCGGCTGCCCTATGTAATTTCGTTGATTAATTTGAATTATCAGCCAATCGCCCTGGATAAGGCGGAAAACGGATAA